The genomic segment TTGGAAACACAACAGAGAATAGCTGGCTGTCTGCGGGGGAAAATCCCGCAAAGATTTTTTTCAGTAGCAGACTAGACCCAGCTTGCGCCTGATGCCTGTTTCGGATCGTTTTGACAAAGAGGGCTCCCCTTTTTATTTGTCATGCACCGGAATTGCCTTGGGGGTGAGCTGGGTTTTCTTATTTGCCCAAGAGAAGGAGAGGGTTTCATGAAGCTGGTTTCCTATCGAGAAAGGGAAAGGGATGCTTGGCGAGCGGGGCTCTTGCACGAAGGAAAAGTCAAAGATATTGCACAGGCTTGCCCGGGAGCACCGAGTACAGTGCTTGGTTTGCTCGAGGAGTGGGCAAACTGGTTACCCGATCTCCAAACAGCAAACGAGGCACAGGATGGCTGGGATTATGAGCAAGTCGAGCTAGGTTCGCCACTTCCACGTCCCGCCAGCTTCCGAGACTTTTATGCCTTCGAGGCCCATGTGAAGACAGCGCGAGCCAAACGCGGACTTCCGATGGTGCCCGAATGGTATCACTTCCCCGTCTTTTATTTTTCGAATGCAGCAGCTTTTACAGGGACACAAGCGAATATTCGCAGACCAAAAGCAACCGAGTGGCTGGACTATGAGCTGGAAATTGCCTGCGTGATTGGAAAAGCAGGAGTAAACATCCCAGTTGAACGAGCGGAAGAGCACATCGCAGGATTTTGTATCTTAAACGACTGGAGTGCCCGGGATATACAACGGGAGGAGGTCAAGGTCGGCTTAGGGCCAGCGAAGGGCAAAGACTTCGCAACGTCCATGGGACCGTGGCTGGTTACACCGGAGGAGCTGGCAGATGTACGTATCGCAGGCGAAAAGGGCAGCCGCTACGATCTGGAGATGGTGGCACGTATCAATGGTAGGGAGTATTCAAAAGGAAACTTCAAGGACATTCACTATACATTTGCTGAAATGATTGCCCGTGCCTCAGAGGACTGTTCCTTGTATCCCGGAGATGTTATCGGATCGGGAACAGTAGGGACTGGCTGCATTTTGGAGCTGGGGACAGAGCAGTATGCTTGGCTTGCGCCAGGGGATGTAGTAGAGCTAGAGGTGGAACGCCTCGGTGTGCTTCGCAATACGATTTGTGAATAAGGATGAAAAAAAGGAGGAAGGAACGTATGGCTTTTTATCAACGAATGGGGGAAGTTCCACAAAAGCGGCATACGACATTTTATAAGCCGGATGGGGGACTGTACCGTGAGCAAGTGATGGGAACCAAAGGGTTTTCCGGAATTCAGTCGATTCTATATCACCACAATCCGCCTACCCAAGTGAGGGAGACGCGCAAATACGCAGACGTCCGCCTGGAATACGTGGAGCAGGTTGATTTGAAGCATCAGCATTTTAAAACGTTTGATGTTCAGCCGGGCGGGGACCCGATTTTCGGACGTCGCTACTTGCTGGGGAATAACGATGTCGTCATGGCAGTATGCTCACCGACAGAGCCGATGGATTACTTTTATCGCAATGCAGATGGGGATGAAGTCGTCTTTGTCCATCAAGGTGAGGGAGAACTGCAAACGATTTTCGGTACACTCACTTACAAGCCTGGCGACTACCTCGTCATTCCGATCGGCACAACCTATCGGATTGTACCTTCTGTCCAGAGCCGTTTCCTCGTCATTGAGTCCCAGAATGAGATTGTGCCACCAAAGCGTTATCGCAACGAGCACGGACAATTATTGGAACATTCGCCGTTTTGCGAACGTGATATTCGTGTACCGGAAAAGTTGGTGACGCATGTGGAAAGCGGAGACTTCGAGGTGCGTGTCAAACGCCAGTCCGTGGTCTATAGCTATTTCTTTGATTTCCATCCGTTTGATGTCGTGGGCTGGGACGGGTATTTGTATCCGTACGCACTGAGTGTTCATGATTTTGAACCGATTACTGGACGCATTCATCAACCGCCACCTGTCCATCAAACCTTTGCCGGTCAAAACTTTGTCATCTGCTCATTCGTTCCGCGGATGTACGACTATCATCCGCAAGCGATCCCTGCGCCTTACTACCACAGTAATGTTGAAAGTGACGAGGTGTTATACTACGTAGATGGCAATTTTATGAGTAGAAAAGGCATATACGAGGGGTCTATCACCCTGCATCCAATGGGGATTCCTCACGGGCCGCATCCAGGCAAGGTAGAGGCGAGCATTGGGAAAAAAGAAACGCAGGAGCTGGCTGTCATGCTGGACACATTCCACCCGCTTCATGTCACAAAGCAAGCGTTGGAAATTGAGGATGAGGCATACATGTCAAGCTGGTTGCCACCCCAGGAATAGGAAGAGGTGCAAAATCGCAATGGAAATCGCCATTCACGAAATCGAACGTCAGGAAAAATACAAGCTCTTGATCGGATGTATCGTCCCGAGGCCGATCGCTTGGGTCACCTCGTTAGGGGAGGGAGGAATCGTCAATGCCGCTCCTTTCAGTTATTTTAATGTCGCCAGCATTGAGCCGATGATGGTTTCGGTTGCCGTCATGCGAAAGCCGGGGAGCGTCCCAAAAGATACGGCACGAAACATCATGCAAACGGGAGAATTCGTGGTCAATATGGTGGACGTACACAATGTGGATGCGGTCAATCAGACTTCTGCTGATTACCCGCCAGAGATCAGTGAAGTAGAGGCATTGGGGCTGGAAGTCGCCCCATCCGTTCGCGTCAAGGTGCCAAGACTCCGTGCATCCCGCATCCATTTTGAGTGCAAGCTGCATCAGATTGTGGAATTAGGTAGTCCGACCACTTCGGATTTGATTATCGGGGAAGTGGTGCATGTCCATGTAGCGGATGAGTTGTATCAGGCAGGACGGATTGATGCTGCAGCGTTTGCACCCGTTAGCAGATTAGCGGGCCATACGTATGCGACTCTGGGCGAACAGTTTGATCGTCCACGCCCCGTTTATGAGCCACCTGCCAAATGATTGATCTCCGTCCAGCGACGGAGGACAAATCCCTCTACGGACCATTTTACCGGAATCGCCTATCGGGTATCCTGTAGATACAAGGCAAGCGGATACTGTAGAGAGGGTGGAATGTAATGATGGAAAGACGACTATACCGTTCTCATGATAAACGGTTATTTGGAGTTTGTGGTGGGATTGCACAATTTTTGCGTATTGACTCTACGCTGGTACGAGTAGGAGTTGTCGTTCTCACTGTTTTTACAGGAGTACCGATTTTGCTTTACTTGCTGATGGCGATGATCATGCCGAAGGAACCGCAGTGGTCATACGCTTCTGACGGCTTCCCGATGCATGATGTGCCATATAATGGACATGCACGCATGAACGATTTGGATCAGGAGATTGACCGTCTGGAGAAGCGTGCTTTGGTACAGGAAGTGTATCGTCTGCGGGAAGAATTGGGCAAATACAAAGGACTCTAAAGCAAATAGGAGACTTCCAGAGCTTTATGCTCACGGGAAGTCTCTTTTCACTTTTACCTATTTTGACCCCACAAAAAAATGGTCTGCAACTTCTGGTGATCGCTGCATAACATGTAAGGTGGAAAACCTACATAGGGAGGGAAAAGCAGTGTATCTCGGCGTGTTCGATTTGAATCAGCGTTTGGAGCAAACCCGCAAAATCCTGCGGGAAAAGCAACATCTGAAAAAACTGATTGAAGAAGACATCCATGACTTGGAACAAGACGTCAAAGAATTAGAAGCGATGACGGCGAAACAAGACAAGTATGCGACCAGTGCTCAGCGCTAAAACAGCTGTATGAGCGACAAAAAGAGGAAGTGGCAACTGCTGGAATAAGGCAGGGAGCCACTTTTTTAATTGTGAAGCGCTTGGTCCAAAACTTTTTCTACGATGGCAGGAACCATGCGAATCGCTGCACTATCGGTTCCGTACGTCTGGCTATCTGCGTAAGTACCTTCCATCAACAAGATAAGCGTATAGGCCAGCTCGCATGGATGCGCAGCACCAAGGGCAGTCGTACGGTCCAAAAAAGCGTCGCGGATTCGTTTCTGATGCGAGCAAACCAACTCGCGAACAGGATGAACCGGATCAGGAAACTCTACAGCTACATTGATAAAGCAACAGCCGCGAAATTGCTCATTGGATGCTCGCTCAGCCAGATCAGCAAAAAACTGAATGATTTGCTCTCGCGGCTGGTTGGGATGTTTGGCGATGCTTTCTTCCCATTCTTGCCAAAAAGCGTCTTGCTTTCGGGTCATGTAGGCGAGAATCAGGTCCGTTTTCGAGGAAAACTGCCGATAGACGCTCATTTTATTCATTCCGGCACGCTCGACGATGGCGTCTACACTAACAGCATGGATCCCTTCTTGATAAAACAATTCTTCCGCAGCGTTCAATATGATCTCTTGGGCTTTTTCCCGAGGCACGCGAGGCCGTTTTGCTTCCGTCATATACCATCCCCCATTTAGGACTTCCAGACGTCGGCGACAATTTCAAAAGAGCGCACGCGATCGGCATGGTGGTACATTTGCGTCGTAATCATGAGCTCATCTGCTCCTGTGGCATCGACCAACTCTTGCAGTTTGCTTTTCACGGTAACAGGGCTGCCGATGATGGAAGAGCGCAGCTGTGCTTGGACAGACAGTTTTTCGAATTCGCTCCATAGCTCATCCATATTGTCCACAGGTGGTTGGATTGGCTTGAGATCGCCGCGGACGAGATTTAAGAATGCCTGGTAATGGGAGGTGGCCAGTCGATTTGCAAGCTCATCGGTATCGGCTGCCATCACGTTGACGCCAACCATGGCATATGGCTGATCCAGCACTTCCGATGGACGGAAACAATGGCGATATGTCTGCAAGGCAGGCAAGGTAAAGTTCGGCGAAAAATGCCCAGCAAAAGCAAACGGCAATCCGAGCATGCCTGCCAGTCGCGCTGAGAAATCGCTCGAACCGAGCAGCCAGATCGGGATGTTCAAACCTTCGCCAGGGATAGCGCGGATGGCAGATGCCGACTCGGTTGTTCGTGGACGAAGATATTCACGCAGCTCTTCCAATAACTCCGGGAAATCTTCTCCACCAATCCGCAAATCGCGGCGTAGCGCACGTGCTGTTCGTTGGTCCGCTCCGGGTGCGCGTCCAAGACCTAAGTCGATCCGGCCAGGATAGAGAGACTCCAGTGTCCCGAATTGCTCAGCGATCACGAGTGGAGCATGGTTGGGCAGCATTATGCCGCCTGAACCCACACGGATTTTGCTGGTGCCACCGGCAATGTGACCGATGAGAACGGAAGTGGCAGAGCTGGCTACGCTGGGCATTGCGTGGTGTTCGGCGAGCCAGTAACGTGTAAAGCCCCATTTTTCCACCTGTTGCGCCAGATTGAGACTGTTTTTGTACGATTCAGCAG from the Brevibacillus brevis genome contains:
- a CDS encoding PspC domain-containing protein; this translates as MMERRLYRSHDKRLFGVCGGIAQFLRIDSTLVRVGVVVLTVFTGVPILLYLLMAMIMPKEPQWSYASDGFPMHDVPYNGHARMNDLDQEIDRLEKRALVQEVYRLREELGKYKGL
- a CDS encoding LLM class flavin-dependent oxidoreductase, with product MSDTNSSKQLRDIPLSVLDLAPITEGSNAAESYKNSLNLAQQVEKWGFTRYWLAEHHAMPSVASSATSVLIGHIAGGTSKIRVGSGGIMLPNHAPLVIAEQFGTLESLYPGRIDLGLGRAPGADQRTARALRRDLRIGGEDFPELLEELREYLRPRTTESASAIRAIPGEGLNIPIWLLGSSDFSARLAGMLGLPFAFAGHFSPNFTLPALQTYRHCFRPSEVLDQPYAMVGVNVMAADTDELANRLATSHYQAFLNLVRGDLKPIQPPVDNMDELWSEFEKLSVQAQLRSSIIGSPVTVKSKLQELVDATGADELMITTQMYHHADRVRSFEIVADVWKS
- a CDS encoding homogentisate 1,2-dioxygenase gives rise to the protein MAFYQRMGEVPQKRHTTFYKPDGGLYREQVMGTKGFSGIQSILYHHNPPTQVRETRKYADVRLEYVEQVDLKHQHFKTFDVQPGGDPIFGRRYLLGNNDVVMAVCSPTEPMDYFYRNADGDEVVFVHQGEGELQTIFGTLTYKPGDYLVIPIGTTYRIVPSVQSRFLVIESQNEIVPPKRYRNEHGQLLEHSPFCERDIRVPEKLVTHVESGDFEVRVKRQSVVYSYFFDFHPFDVVGWDGYLYPYALSVHDFEPITGRIHQPPPVHQTFAGQNFVICSFVPRMYDYHPQAIPAPYYHSNVESDEVLYYVDGNFMSRKGIYEGSITLHPMGIPHGPHPGKVEASIGKKETQELAVMLDTFHPLHVTKQALEIEDEAYMSSWLPPQE
- a CDS encoding flavin reductase family protein is translated as MEIAIHEIERQEKYKLLIGCIVPRPIAWVTSLGEGGIVNAAPFSYFNVASIEPMMVSVAVMRKPGSVPKDTARNIMQTGEFVVNMVDVHNVDAVNQTSADYPPEISEVEALGLEVAPSVRVKVPRLRASRIHFECKLHQIVELGSPTTSDLIIGEVVHVHVADELYQAGRIDAAAFAPVSRLAGHTYATLGEQFDRPRPVYEPPAK
- a CDS encoding fumarylacetoacetate hydrolase family protein, with the translated sequence MKLVSYRERERDAWRAGLLHEGKVKDIAQACPGAPSTVLGLLEEWANWLPDLQTANEAQDGWDYEQVELGSPLPRPASFRDFYAFEAHVKTARAKRGLPMVPEWYHFPVFYFSNAAAFTGTQANIRRPKATEWLDYELEIACVIGKAGVNIPVERAEEHIAGFCILNDWSARDIQREEVKVGLGPAKGKDFATSMGPWLVTPEELADVRIAGEKGSRYDLEMVARINGREYSKGNFKDIHYTFAEMIARASEDCSLYPGDVIGSGTVGTGCILELGTEQYAWLAPGDVVELEVERLGVLRNTICE
- a CDS encoding TetR/AcrR family transcriptional regulator — translated: MTEAKRPRVPREKAQEIILNAAEELFYQEGIHAVSVDAIVERAGMNKMSVYRQFSSKTDLILAYMTRKQDAFWQEWEESIAKHPNQPREQIIQFFADLAERASNEQFRGCCFINVAVEFPDPVHPVRELVCSHQKRIRDAFLDRTTALGAAHPCELAYTLILLMEGTYADSQTYGTDSAAIRMVPAIVEKVLDQALHN